The window ACCGATTGGGCACTGGTAGACATCTGTACACTGTTGGACGCGAATTGTTGTGCGGCGGAAGCTGACTGATTGGCAGCCCCACTGGTCTCCTGGGCGGACGCCGCCAGCTGATGACTGCTGCCGGAGATCTCTTGGGCCACTTGGAACACCTGACTCACCAGATCGCGCAGGTTCGCCCTCATCACTTCAAAGGCGTGGGCCACATGACCAATTTCATCTTTGCCCGAGACAACTCCATCCTCGCCTCCGAGATGCCCAGTGGCCAATTCTTCCGTGGCCGTGGCCAGGTGACGTAGCCTGGTGGCCATGTTGTGGACGATATAATGGGATATCAGGAATCCGATGCCTACGGAACAGGCGGCCAGGAAGATCAACAACTGCACCCCGGCATTCTTTTCGCCGATGGCATCGTTGTAGAGTCTGTTATTATGTTCTTGACGGAGTGTCAGAAGACTCGTTAAGGCCTGTTCCGCTGTGTTAGCCAGGTTCCTAGTTTCCGTAAGGAGTGCGAACAGTTCATCTATCTTGTTGGGTTGACCGATCAAACCCCAGACCGTTGTCATCTTTTGATCGTACTCTGTTATGGCAAAGCGGAAGGTGCTACGCAGTTCAGTCTCGTCATGGTTGATGGCCGGGATCGTCAAGAACTCATTGAGGCCGTTCTTCAGCCGGGTCATGTTTTGCTCAAAACGCGCATACAGTTCCCCTATCTGTGGCTGATACTGGGGAACCAGGGCGGTGATCTGGGTTTGGCGAGCCTGCTGCAAGGCCTGCTTTAACTCAAGGAGAATGACCACGATGTTGTCATTGTCATGGATGGTGGTCAGCGTAGTGCCCATGTCATTCAGGTTCAACCCCGCCACCGTGGTCATCAGGACCATCCCGATGACGAAGACCCCTATGATCAAGTAAAGCTTACCCCATACTGGTAGATCGTCAAGAAAAGACATAGACAGCCTCCTAAGCAAAGTTTAGTCTGTCTTCCGCGGTATGACCGCTTCCAAGGCGAGTTTCTCGGCAGAGTTCAACAGTTTCCCGAGGCGCAGAATGACCAGCAGTCGGTCATCAATCTTCCCAATGCCCTCGATGAATTCTGCCCGGATTCCATCGATGCCCTGGGGTGGCGGCTCGATGGCGGTGGTGGGCAGGCGCAAAACCTCCGAGACTTCATCGACGATGAGGCCGGTGAGGTGGATTTCGTCGAGCTCCACGATCATGATCCGCGTGGCCTCGTCTTCCTGTTCTGTCAACCCAAAGCGCTTCCGCAGACTAATGACCGGAATAATCTCACCCCGCACATTGATGATCCCTTCGATGAAATCAGGGGCCTTGGGAAGCTTGGTCGGTTGTACCAGCCGGATAATCTCCCTGACCTTGAGGATGTCTATGGCGAATTCTTGTCCCCGCAGGGAGAACACTACATATTGCTGTTCGTCTACTTTCTTACTAGACTCCTTTGGCAAGACTTTCCCTCCTTCGAAACCGCTGTCGGTGAGTTAGCCATGTCTTTGTTCGGTTCCGCACGGGAAATCGGTCCTGTCCGCCTT is drawn from Bacillota bacterium and contains these coding sequences:
- a CDS encoding methyl-accepting chemotaxis protein, translating into MSFLDDLPVWGKLYLIIGVFVIGMVLMTTVAGLNLNDMGTTLTTIHDNDNIVVILLELKQALQQARQTQITALVPQYQPQIGELYARFEQNMTRLKNGLNEFLTIPAINHDETELRSTFRFAITEYDQKMTTVWGLIGQPNKIDELFALLTETRNLANTAEQALTSLLTLRQEHNNRLYNDAIGEKNAGVQLLIFLAACSVGIGFLISHYIVHNMATRLRHLATATEELATGHLGGEDGVVSGKDEIGHVAHAFEVMRANLRDLVSQVFQVAQEISGSSHQLAASAQETSGAANQSASAAQQFASNSVQMSTSAQSVAVAAKQSLDSSQGAQREMEQAVNLMHRIQDAARRSAHSVDDLATNADRINEITVLIRKIADQTNLLALNAAIEAARAGEHGRGFAVVADEVAKLARQARQSAEEIAALLQSILAQARSASDDSKDAAERLMEGLRTVQKINRLFADVAAASEEATRAIEDISSAAQEIAAGSQQIAVSAQRQSGAIEQISNLSQSLATLGEQLRNVVGWFNL
- a CDS encoding chemotaxis protein CheW, producing MPKESSKKVDEQQYVVFSLRGQEFAIDILKVREIIRLVQPTKLPKAPDFIEGIINVRGEIIPVISLRKRFGLTEQEDEATRIMIVELDEIHLTGLIVDEVSEVLRLPTTAIEPPPQGIDGIRAEFIEGIGKIDDRLLVILRLGKLLNSAEKLALEAVIPRKTD